TTTTTTATTGTAGTTCATAGTCTTTTTACTGACGAAGAGCGGAGCCCGAGGATCCTCTCTGCAGAGCAACTCTGCCGGTTCGGACGAGTTCCAGAACACCGTAGGGACGCAAAAGGGACTCCATCGCAAAGATTTTTTCCGAGTCGCCGGTGATCTCAAGAACCAAGGTCTGAGCACCGACATCGATGATTTTCGCCCGGAAAATACCGGCGATCTGCATCACTTCGGAACGCTGAGATCCAGGTTCTGCATGAACTTTGATCATCGCGAGTTCGCGTTCGACATGCTCTTTTTCCGTGATATCCGTGATCTTTATGACATCGATCAGCTTATTGAGCTGTTTTTTTACCTGTTCAATGTGCATATCGTCACCG
This region of Methanocorpusculum sp. genomic DNA includes:
- the ilvN gene encoding acetolactate synthase small subunit; its protein translation is MKQHIISVLVENKAGVLARVAGLFSRRGFNIESLAVGTCETPGMSRITIVVIGDDMHIEQVKKQLNKLIDVIKITDITEKEHVERELAMIKVHAEPGSQRSEVMQIAGIFRAKIIDVGAQTLVLEITGDSEKIFAMESLLRPYGVLELVRTGRVALQRGSSGSALRQ